From Ignisphaera aggregans DSM 17230, the proteins below share one genomic window:
- a CDS encoding extracellular solute-binding protein family 1 (COGs: COG2182 Maltose-binding periplasmic protein/domains~InterPro IPR006059~KEGG: dka:DKAM_0405 cyclomaltodextrin binding protein~PFAM: extracellular solute-binding protein family 1~SPTR: B8D3Q0 Cyclomaltodextrin binding protein~PFAM: Bacterial extracellular solute-binding protein): protein MGLISKAISRTASIAIIAIVIIAILGVAIYYISQQGPTPTPTQTAPSPTTQISTPSPTATTTPTTTPTTSPTSSPTTIPSPTTSTTSPSPTPTTTTITISGVTLRVTPEFADFVERAKRGEVSVTIYFGHSLAPEERPTFEEVINMFMQQFPGVNVKIIAYGGMGDMQSAVVAAGALPPDQREALIGNAPDVFTWAHDWIGWMADAGYIVALEDIIGYEAIVDLQRQDIFVPAALSAVRYGGKTYGLPYAGEAIALFINTQLVSNIPKTFNELRSLMEQFYNPSAKTYGISGQIAGIYHLNPWATAFNGYWYDESSKRLGVNSSEVKEAMKFFISNVLRYMDVTDLGHDYQRRLFGEGKAPIYISGPCDVSYAKSTLGINNFTVIPFPEIDGRSPKPWSGFRNMYISVMAMAGGSERKYAAALLVLYLTLNDDVLLKLVKGNGYVPVKLSVADYINTHMDEDPIFKVVYGFFEQVMSSVPMPKDKNMQVVWGVDQYIQSILQVYTTTLSNTGSIDEAVKAALGVVDQYLDEAYAAVAPKIQS, encoded by the coding sequence ATGGGTTTAATTAGTAAAGCCATTTCAAGAACAGCTTCCATAGCTATAATAGCAATAGTTATTATAGCTATTCTAGGCGTTGCAATCTACTATATATCTCAACAAGGACCTACACCAACACCTACGCAGACAGCTCCAAGTCCTACTACACAAATATCAACACCATCACCTACAGCTACAACAACTCCTACTACTACACCCACAACTAGTCCTACGAGTAGCCCTACAACAATCCCAAGTCCTACTACCTCAACTACTAGTCCCTCACCAACTCCAACAACAACTACAATAACAATATCAGGGGTAACACTTCGTGTCACACCTGAGTTTGCAGATTTTGTCGAGAGAGCTAAGAGAGGTGAAGTCTCGGTAACTATATACTTTGGACATTCATTAGCTCCTGAAGAGAGACCTACATTTGAAGAAGTAATAAATATGTTCATGCAGCAATTCCCTGGGGTTAACGTAAAGATTATAGCTTATGGTGGTATGGGTGATATGCAATCAGCAGTAGTAGCAGCTGGTGCACTACCACCAGATCAGAGGGAGGCATTGATAGGAAATGCTCCAGATGTCTTTACATGGGCTCATGACTGGATTGGGTGGATGGCCGATGCCGGCTACATTGTAGCACTTGAAGATATAATAGGCTATGAAGCTATTGTGGATCTTCAGAGGCAGGATATATTTGTACCAGCTGCTCTATCGGCTGTTAGATATGGTGGTAAGACCTATGGATTGCCATACGCTGGTGAAGCTATAGCACTATTCATCAATACACAGCTTGTCTCCAATATACCTAAGACGTTTAATGAATTAAGGAGTCTAATGGAACAGTTCTATAATCCTAGTGCCAAAACTTATGGGATTTCTGGACAGATAGCAGGTATCTATCATCTGAATCCCTGGGCTACAGCTTTTAACGGATATTGGTATGATGAATCATCGAAGAGACTAGGTGTGAATTCATCAGAAGTTAAGGAGGCTATGAAGTTCTTTATAAGCAATGTTCTGAGATATATGGATGTAACAGATCTAGGTCACGACTATCAAAGAAGGCTATTTGGAGAAGGTAAAGCTCCGATTTACATATCTGGTCCTTGTGATGTCTCATATGCTAAAAGCACCTTAGGTATTAACAATTTTACTGTGATTCCATTCCCTGAGATTGATGGAAGAAGTCCTAAGCCATGGAGCGGATTTAGAAACATGTATATATCAGTAATGGCTATGGCTGGAGGCTCCGAGAGAAAATATGCTGCCGCATTATTAGTACTATACCTAACCTTAAATGATGATGTATTGTTAAAGCTAGTTAAAGGAAATGGCTATGTACCAGTTAAGCTTAGTGTTGCAGACTATATTAACACACATATGGATGAAGATCCAATATTCAAAGTTGTCTATGGATTCTTTGAACAAGTAATGTCTAGCGTTCCAATGCCCAAGGATAAGAACATGCAGGTTGTATGGGGTGTAGATCAGTACATACAATCAATACTACAAGTCTATACAACAACACTATCAAATACTGGAAGTATTGATGAAGCTGTTAAAGCTGCTCTTGGAGTAGTTGACCAGTATCTGGATGAAGCATATGCCGCTGTAGCACCAAAGATTCAGTCATAA
- a CDS encoding binding-protein-dependent transport systems inner membrane component (COGs: COG1175 ABC-type sugar transport systems permease components~InterPro IPR000515:IPR017970~KEGG: dka:DKAM_0404 ABC-type sugar transport systems permease component~PFAM: binding-protein-dependent transport systems inner membrane component~SPTR: B8D3P9 ABC-type sugar transport systems permease component~PFAM: Binding-protein-dependent transport system inner membrane component): MKYSDPKKILFPIKIALILVLPSIVMYVFFNIWPMIFSIGLAFTDANRYNVAPSPEKIASIKNAIACAELLRTSSEHRGRVQTIVNITTSDLNIISKALLNMSRIIAAGDIQNNVTLLRQYIKTAREATTNLSNILIKFSKVFNCTELGYQTDLDIIPRDMLDRMDSLYSIIGQLYTYSIISFRGVSTEELSRQVYTGLNISSYLLGYFSMLQIDYEGYIDKFIDSANSRLNELTLKFVGLDNFVKLFKDPRFYNSLFKTLAFTAVSVPMKVFAGLLLALFYSTPMIYGRRVLRAILLIPWATPFLMSALAWKFLFLPNGQLGMLFHLNINAFEWDAFIVYCLFEMWLAYPFIMTITQGALTGVSKEVIEASYIDGASLWLRLKKIMFPLISRPLMVATILTTGASLQAFMIPLLLNGGGPVGPITIPYIGTSVGYKNEMLILLGYYKVMIDNEWGYAASLYLVILLIILTYVSIWFIATSRSQR; encoded by the coding sequence ATGAAATACTCTGACCCTAAAAAAATACTTTTTCCAATAAAAATTGCATTGATTCTCGTTCTTCCAAGTATTGTCATGTATGTATTCTTCAATATATGGCCTATGATATTCTCAATAGGATTGGCATTTACAGATGCTAATAGATATAATGTTGCTCCAAGCCCTGAGAAAATAGCATCAATAAAAAATGCTATTGCATGTGCAGAACTTCTAAGGACATCGTCTGAACATAGAGGGAGGGTACAAACAATAGTCAATATTACTACTTCAGATCTAAATATCATAAGCAAGGCACTCCTAAACATGTCAAGAATTATTGCAGCAGGAGATATTCAAAATAACGTTACCCTCCTTCGACAATATATAAAAACAGCTAGAGAAGCTACCACCAATCTAAGTAATATACTAATAAAATTTTCTAAAGTATTTAACTGTACAGAACTCGGTTATCAAACAGATTTAGATATAATTCCAAGAGATATGCTAGATAGAATGGATTCATTATATAGTATCATAGGCCAACTCTATACATATTCAATCATATCCTTTCGAGGGGTAAGTACTGAAGAATTGTCGAGGCAGGTATATACCGGGTTAAACATCTCTAGTTATCTTCTAGGTTATTTCTCAATGCTTCAGATAGACTATGAGGGCTATATAGATAAATTTATTGATAGTGCAAATAGTAGACTTAATGAATTGACACTAAAATTCGTAGGACTAGATAATTTCGTCAAATTGTTTAAAGATCCTCGTTTCTACAATTCACTATTCAAAACCTTAGCATTTACAGCTGTTAGCGTTCCTATGAAAGTATTTGCAGGATTATTACTAGCTTTATTCTATTCAACACCTATGATATATGGGCGTAGAGTGCTTAGAGCTATACTGCTTATTCCATGGGCTACACCATTTCTTATGTCTGCTCTAGCTTGGAAATTCTTATTCCTACCAAATGGTCAGCTCGGAATGCTTTTCCATTTGAATATTAATGCATTTGAGTGGGATGCATTTATAGTGTACTGTCTCTTTGAGATGTGGTTAGCATACCCATTTATAATGACCATCACTCAAGGAGCACTTACCGGAGTATCTAAGGAAGTTATTGAGGCATCATATATTGATGGTGCTAGTCTGTGGCTTAGGCTGAAAAAAATTATGTTTCCTCTCATATCTAGACCTCTAATGGTTGCAACTATTCTGACAACTGGTGCCTCATTACAAGCTTTCATGATACCGCTACTTCTTAATGGAGGAGGACCTGTTGGACCCATAACTATTCCATATATAGGAACTAGCGTTGGATATAAGAATGAAATGCTGATTCTTTTAGGCTACTATAAAGTTATGATAGACAATGAATGGGGATATGCGGCATCACTCTATCTAGTCATACTCTTAATAATACTGACATATGTCTCAATATGGTTTATAGCCACTAGTAGAAGCCAGAGGTGA
- a CDS encoding ATPase (InterPro IPR011579~KEGG: pcl:Pcal_0902 hypothetical protein~PFAM: ATPase~SPTR: A3MUL0 Putative uncharacterized protein~PFAM: Archaeal ATPase) — protein sequence MIRMAYSRVKLRFARGVEVTFANRDKALKQIEKLAEEGIYEPIVIYGPEGCGKTALFKQTYEILESMGYTVIYVNPIEDEEEEWRIRVSPDSRSIVEDVLRVAVGEKGATLVDLAIKIFGILSKRRKLVALLADDIFQAVGLDRAEIYVKRLLNFVEYPPEELEKAFIFVGSSEGITKTRVGRHRWAGIRIMWNMSRDGFRELYEQIPGEKPQFEEIWRLTGGNPGMLKKLYMYSWSADSVIDGIIAARGLKRFIDRLSDTQRRVLLESIEDPDALVFRLREARTRQEKDEIITLIDSLIELNLIVDDVSIRSEHIWIDEPPTTDRDIGIGDETAWQSPLHREAIRKTLKTHQHSDNTRPPTS from the coding sequence GTGATTCGAATGGCTTATAGCAGAGTTAAGCTGAGGTTTGCTAGAGGTGTGGAGGTTACCTTTGCCAATAGGGATAAGGCGCTTAAACAGATTGAGAAGCTGGCTGAGGAGGGGATATATGAACCTATAGTTATCTATGGCCCTGAGGGCTGTGGAAAGACTGCTCTATTCAAACAGACCTATGAAATCCTTGAATCTATGGGCTATACAGTAATATATGTAAATCCTATTGAAGATGAAGAAGAGGAGTGGAGAATTAGAGTTTCACCAGATTCGAGGAGTATTGTTGAAGATGTTCTTAGAGTTGCTGTAGGTGAGAAGGGTGCTACACTAGTTGATCTAGCTATAAAGATATTTGGTATACTGTCTAAGCGTAGAAAACTAGTAGCACTTCTAGCTGACGATATATTTCAGGCTGTAGGCTTGGATAGAGCTGAGATCTATGTCAAGAGACTTCTAAACTTTGTTGAGTATCCTCCTGAGGAGTTGGAGAAGGCATTTATATTTGTTGGATCGAGTGAAGGTATTACAAAGACGAGGGTTGGTAGACATAGGTGGGCTGGTATCAGAATTATGTGGAACATGTCTAGGGATGGTTTCAGAGAACTCTATGAGCAGATACCTGGGGAGAAGCCCCAGTTTGAAGAGATCTGGAGGCTAACTGGTGGAAACCCTGGGATGCTTAAGAAACTCTATATGTATAGCTGGAGTGCTGATTCAGTTATAGATGGAATCATTGCGGCTAGAGGGCTTAAAAGGTTTATAGATAGACTTTCAGATACTCAGCGCAGGGTATTGTTGGAGAGTATAGAGGATCCCGATGCACTGGTGTTTAGACTTAGAGAAGCGAGGACAAGGCAAGAGAAGGATGAGATTATAACACTTATAGACAGTCTCATAGAGCTAAACCTAATTGTAGACGATGTAAGCATTAGAAGCGAACATATATGGATAGACGAACCCCCAACAACAGATAGAGACATAGGGATTGGAGATGAAACAGCATGGCAATCACCCCTACACAGAGAAGCCATAAGAAAAACCCTCAAAACCCATCAACATAGCGACAACACCAGACCTCCAACTTCTTAA
- a CDS encoding conserved hypothetical protein (KEGG: tpe:Tpen_1757 hypothetical protein~SPTR: A1S122 Putative uncharacterized protein) has translation MGSELLTKEEKERILKTLEIDIEFRYAIAGLIGLNEILRRLDRHEEELVRIREEQKRIWEEIARLREDMNKLREDMIKGFERHDIELAKLREDFLKMVERIDRVEERLDNMNVRLGRVERTLEKLTLDIEEEARSIIRYRLRNELGIDIELKSLHLPDMEINIYGCRDDICIVGEASVRASANLLDELLDKVKDLKKKYPEKLKPKTILVIYTSLALPELVEKAEKHNIWVLKATEDYYKPDLAKIVFS, from the coding sequence ATGGGTTCAGAGCTACTTACTAAGGAGGAGAAGGAGAGGATACTAAAGACACTTGAAATAGATATAGAGTTTCGATATGCTATAGCAGGTCTCATAGGTCTGAATGAGATTCTTAGGAGGCTTGATAGGCATGAGGAGGAACTTGTTAGAATTAGGGAGGAGCAGAAGAGGATTTGGGAGGAGATTGCAAGACTAAGGGAGGATATGAATAAACTTAGAGAGGATATGATTAAAGGATTCGAAAGACATGATATAGAATTGGCAAAGCTTAGGGAAGATTTTTTGAAGATGGTTGAGAGGATTGATAGGGTTGAGGAGAGGCTAGATAATATGAATGTTAGGTTGGGTAGGGTTGAGAGGACTTTGGAGAAGCTCACCTTGGATATTGAGGAGGAGGCAAGATCTATTATTAGGTATAGGCTTAGGAATGAGCTTGGTATAGATATAGAGTTGAAATCTCTCCATCTACCTGATATGGAGATTAATATCTATGGATGTAGAGACGATATATGCATTGTTGGAGAAGCAAGTGTTAGGGCAAGTGCAAATCTCCTCGATGAACTTCTAGACAAAGTAAAAGATCTGAAGAAAAAATATCCAGAGAAATTAAAGCCAAAAACAATTCTAGTCATATACACAAGCCTAGCACTACCAGAACTAGTAGAAAAAGCAGAGAAACACAACATATGGGTATTGAAAGCAACAGAAGACTACTACAAACCAGATCTAGCGAAAATAGTCTTCTCATAA
- a CDS encoding carbohydrate ABC transporter ATP-binding protein, CUT1 family (COGs: COG3839 ABC-type sugar transport systems ATPase components~InterPro IPR003439:IPR013611:IPR003593:IPR017871~KEGG: ape:APE_0043.1 ABC transporter, ATP binding protein~PFAM: ABC transporter related; Transport-associated OB domain protein~SMART: AAA ATPase~SPTR: Q9YG58 ABC transporter, ATP binding protein~PFAM: ABC transporter; TOBE domain): MAKVRLVNVVKRFGNVVAVDHVNLDISDGEFFCLLGPSGSGKTTILRLIAGLEFPDEGDIYIDDKLVNNVHPKDRDIAMVFQNYALYPHMTVYENIAFPLIARKRQLKISDDEIRKRVVEVANMLGIEHLLNRKPSQLSGGEQQRVALARALVRQPKVFLMDEPLSNLDAKLRLLMRAELKRLQKKLGITTIYVTHDQAEAMSMADRIAVLNKGRVQQVGTPDELYNKPSNVFVAGFIGVPPMNMIPCRIDHRDKKPVIICEGFEKILDEDIYKEIEFHGYGPEIFIGIRPEHLSISREAVPGSIPTEVLITESLGSETIVNVKLGNTMVKAKAPPGVKYNMGEKVYLIVDWNKVLLFDAKTENLIA; this comes from the coding sequence TTGGCTAAGGTTAGACTTGTAAATGTTGTTAAGAGATTTGGAAATGTAGTTGCTGTAGATCATGTCAATCTAGATATAAGTGATGGAGAGTTTTTCTGTTTGTTAGGTCCTTCTGGTAGTGGTAAAACTACAATACTAAGGCTTATAGCAGGTCTAGAGTTTCCTGATGAAGGGGACATCTATATTGATGATAAGTTGGTTAACAATGTACATCCAAAGGATAGGGATATTGCCATGGTGTTTCAGAACTATGCATTATATCCGCATATGACAGTATATGAAAATATCGCGTTTCCATTGATTGCAAGAAAGAGACAGCTAAAAATATCTGATGATGAGATAAGAAAGAGGGTAGTTGAAGTTGCCAATATGCTTGGAATAGAACATCTTCTGAATCGTAAACCTAGTCAGTTAAGTGGTGGAGAACAGCAGCGTGTGGCTTTGGCTAGAGCTCTGGTTAGACAACCCAAGGTGTTTCTAATGGATGAACCACTAAGCAACTTAGATGCAAAGCTAAGACTACTTATGCGTGCAGAATTAAAGAGGCTTCAAAAGAAGCTGGGTATAACAACAATATATGTTACCCATGACCAGGCAGAGGCTATGAGTATGGCAGATAGAATAGCAGTACTAAATAAGGGTAGAGTTCAGCAGGTAGGTACACCAGATGAACTCTACAATAAACCATCAAATGTATTTGTAGCGGGATTTATAGGAGTTCCACCTATGAATATGATTCCATGTAGAATAGATCATAGAGATAAAAAACCTGTGATTATATGTGAAGGATTTGAAAAGATACTTGATGAAGATATATACAAGGAGATAGAATTCCATGGATATGGACCAGAAATTTTCATAGGCATTCGCCCTGAACATTTAAGTATAAGTAGAGAAGCTGTCCCCGGCTCCATACCTACAGAAGTACTTATAACAGAGTCTCTTGGCTCTGAAACAATAGTTAATGTTAAATTAGGCAATACAATGGTCAAAGCTAAAGCTCCACCAGGTGTAAAATATAATATGGGTGAGAAGGTCTACCTTATAGTAGACTGGAATAAAGTACTTCTGTTCGATGCCAAAACAGAGAATCTAATAGCTTAA